Proteins encoded together in one Camelus dromedarius isolate mCamDro1 chromosome 11, mCamDro1.pat, whole genome shotgun sequence window:
- the LOC105094604 gene encoding keratin, type II cytoskeletal 1b — protein sequence MSRQFSSQSAFSSRSRRVYSAGSSAGSGGGSQAVGSVCRVGGRCGSGGYGSPARGFGSRSLFNLGGSRSICFSLVGRNASGFRQGGGAGGGFGGGRCFGGGSFAGSGLGGGGFGGGGGFGSGGYGGGGLGGAGFGGSNFRLGGFGPSCPPGGIQEVTINQSLLQPLHLEVDPEIQRVKTQEREQIMVLNNKFASFIDKVRFLEQQNQVLQTKWELLQQVNTSTRTNNLEPILESYISNLRRQVDFLNTEKKRQNTEIRNMQDAVEDFKNKYEEEVNRRTNSENDFVVLKKDVDAAYLNKEDLQSKLNVLLQEVDFQNCVIQSEPSHKYTNVTNTNVILSMDNNRFLDLDSIIDAVRTEYELITQKSKAEAEALYQTKYQELQISAGRHGDELKTSKMEISELNLTIQRLQSEISNVKKQIDQMHMAISDAEERGDRALQDAQQKLQDMEAALQQSKEEMTRLLRDYQALLGVKLALDVEIATYRKLLEGEECRMSGELQSHVSVSVHSSQVSVSGGGRGSGGYSGGYSGGGGGGGGSRGAVGGYGGGSRGGSGGGYGSGSGGSYGGSSRASSKGSSKYQGRSGGGSSHLQIIQTSTNTTHRRILE from the exons ATGAGCCGCCAGTTTAGTTCCCAGTCAGCGTTTAGCTCAAGGAGCAGGCGGGTTTACAGCGCTGGCTCCTCTGCGGGCTCCGGTGGTGGGAGTCAGGCTGTGGGGTCTGTGTGCCGGGTCGGAGGGAGGTGTGGAAGTGGTGGGTACGGGAGCCCGGCCAGGGGGTTTGGCTCCAGGAGTCTCTTCAATCTGGGTGGCAGCAGAAGCATCTGCTTCAGCCTAGTGGGGAGAAACGCTAGTGGTTTCCGCCagggtgggggagcaggaggggggTTTGGAGGCGGCAGATGCTTTGGGGGTGGCAGCTTTGCGGGTAGCGGCCTTGGAGGTGGTGgctttgggggtggtggtggctttGGCAGTGGTGGCTATGGAGGAGGTGGCTTGGGGGGTGCTGGGTTTGGAGGCAGCAATTTCAGGCTTGGGGGCTTTGGTCCTTCTTGTCCCCCGGGGGGCATCCAAGAGGTGACCATTAACCAAAGCCTCTTACAACCACTTCACCTGGAGGTGGACCCTGAAATTCAGAGGGTTAAGACCCAGGAGCGGGAGCAGATCATGGTTCTCAATAATAAGTTTGCCTCCTTCATTGACAAG GTGCGATTTCTGGAGCAGCAGAATCAGGTCCTACAAACGAAGTGGGAGCTGCTGCAGCAGGTAAACACGTCCACTAGGACCAACAACCTGGAGCCCATCTTGGAGAGCTATATCAGCAACCTGCGGAGGCAGGTGGATTTTCTCAATACGGAGAAGAAGCGCCAGAATACGGAGATCAGGAACATGCAGGATGCCGTGGAGGACTTCAAGAACAA gTACGAGGAAGAAGTCAACCGGAGGACCAACAGCGAGAATGACTTTGTCGTCCTGAAGAAG GATGTGGATGCAGCTTATTTGAACAAAGAGGATCTGCAGTCCAAGTTGAATGTTCTGCTTCAGGAGGTCGATTTCCAGAATTGTGTAATTCAATCG GAGCCGTCTCACAAGTATACTAATGTAACGAACACCAATGTCATCCTGTCCATGGACAATAACCGCTTCCTGGATCTGGACAGCATCATTGATGCGGTGCGGACGGAGTATGAGCTGATCACACAGAAGAGCAAGGCTGAGGCTGAGGCGCTGTACCAGACCAAG TACCAGGAGCTCCAGATCTCAGCGGGAAGACATGGAGATGAGCTGAAGACCAGCAAGATGGAGATCTCGGAGCTCAACCTCACCATTCAGAGGCTGCAGTCAGAGATCAGCAATGTCAAGAAGCAG ATCGACCAGATGCACATGGCCATTTCggatgcagaggagagaggagatcgGGCCCTCCAGGACGCGCAGCAGAAGCTGCAGGACATGGAGGCCGCCCTGCAGCAGTCCAAGGAGGAGATGACTCGGCTGCTGCGTGACTACCAGGCGCTGCTGGGAGTCAAGCTGGCCCTGGACGTGGAGATCGCCACCTACCGCAAGCTGCTGGAGGGCGAGGAGTGCAG GATGTCAGGGGAGCTGCAGAGCCACGTCAGTGTCT CTGTGCACAGCAGCCAAGTGAGCGTCAGCGGAGGGGGCCGAGGCTCTGGAGGTTACAGCGGCGGttacagcggcggcggcggcggtggcggcggctcCCGCGGGGCCGTGGGCGGCTACGGAGGGGGCTCCCGAGGGGGCAGTGGAGGTGGTTACGGAAGTGGCAGCGGCGGGAGCTACGGAGGGAGCAGCAGAGCCAGCAGCAAAGGCAGCAGCAAGTACCAGGGCAGAAGCGGCGGCGGCTCCTCCCACTTGCAGATCATCCAAACGTCTACCAACACCACCCACAGGCGAATCCTGGAGTAG